A genomic region of Brienomyrus brachyistius isolate T26 chromosome 6, BBRACH_0.4, whole genome shotgun sequence contains the following coding sequences:
- the mmp23ba gene encoding matrix metalloproteinase-23 isoform X3, with amino-acid sequence MIGIGKSLHSRVLKLSRNKRYTLTPEKLKWDKFKLTYKLLSFPKNLMNASDTRKAFAKAFIMWSDVSPFSFREVSADEEADIKIGFYPINHTDCLQSYLHHCFDGITGELAHAFFPPNGEIHFDDDEYWILGNMRFSWKKGVWLTDLVHVAAHEIGHVLGLMHSLNPNAIMHLNATLTGRKLITQDEVWGLHRLYGCLDRLFICSAWARKGYCESKRKLMQKHCPSSCDFCYEFPFPTVAPTPVPPRTKHKLVAEGRKLTFRCGKKIAAKKGKVSWYKDGELLEFSHPGYISLKDDHISIVANAINEGLYTCVVRKKKKVLTNYSWRLRVRF; translated from the exons ATGATCGGGATCGGTAAAAGCCTGCATTCCCGGGTGCTGAAGCTCTCCAGGAACAAGCGCTACACCCTCACCCCAGAAAAGCTCAAGTGGGACAAATTCAAGCTGACATACAA GCTGCTGTCATTTCCGAAGAACTTAATGAACGCTAGCGATACGCGGAAAGCCTTTGCCAAGGCCTTCATCATGTGGAGTGACGTCTCACCATTCAGCTTCCGGGAGGTCTCTGCCGACGAGGAAGCTGACATTAAGATAG GCTTTTACCCCATTAACCACAccgactgcctgcagtcctacCTGCATCACTGTTTCGACGGCATCACTGGAGAACTGGCCCACGCGTTCTTTCCTCCCAATGGAGAGATACACTTCGATGACGATGAGTACTGGATTCTGGGAAACATGCGGTTCAGCTGGAAGAAAG GGGTGTGGCTCACAGACCTGGTCCACGTGGCGGCTCACGAGATCGGTCACGTCCTGGGCCTGATGCACTCTCTGAACCCAAACGCCATCATGCACTTGAATGCCACCCTGACAGGACGAAAGCTCATCACGCAGGACGAGGTGTGGGGCCTGCATAGACTCTATG GATGTTTAGACAGACTGTTTATTTGCTCTGCTTGGGCACGGAAGGGCTATTGTGAAAGCAAGCGGAAGCTCATGCAGAAGCACTGCCCTTCCAGCTGTGATTTCTGCTACG AGTTCCCCTTTCCCACAGTGGCTCCCACCCCCGTACCCCCCCGGACCAAACACAAGCTAGTGGCAGAGGGGAGGAAGCTCACCTTTCGCTGCGGGAAGAAAATCGCTGCAAAGAAAGGCAAAGTTTC ctgGTACAAAGACGGGGAGCTGCTGGAGTTCTCCCACCCGGGGTACATCTCCCTCAAGGACGACCACATCAGCATCGTGGCCAACGCCATCAACGAGGGCCTCTACACCTGTGTCGTgaggaaaaagaagaaggtgctgACTAACTACTCCTGGAGGCTACGGGTGCGCTTCTGA
- the mmp23ba gene encoding matrix metalloproteinase-23 isoform X2 codes for MEYQTLRSQRHGCCAPLVLMVSVISVFFAGMQETAAFATWTMEEEAEPTGVLMIGIGKSLHSRVLKLSRNKRYTLTPEKLKWDKFKLTYKLLSFPKNLMNASDTRKAFAKAFIMWSDVSPFSFREVSADEEADIKIGFYPINHTDCLQSYLHHCFDGITGELAHAFFPPNGEIHFDDDEYWILGNMRFSWKKGVWLTDLVHVAAHEIGHVLGLMHSLNPNAIMHLNATLTGRKLITQDEVWGLHRLYGCLDRLFICSAWARKGYCESKRKLMQKHCPSSCDFCYVAPTPVPPRTKHKLVAEGRKLTFRCGKKIAAKKGKVSWYKDGELLEFSHPGYISLKDDHISIVANAINEGLYTCVVRKKKKVLTNYSWRLRVRF; via the exons ATGGAATACCAGACCCTGAGAAGTCAGCGACACGGCTGCTGCGCTCCTTTAGTCCTTATGGTGTCGGTGATCAGTGTATTTTTCGCGGGGATGCAAGAAACTGCAGCATTTGCCACTTGGACCATGGAG GAAGAAGCTGAGCCCACCGGCGTGTTGATGATCGGGATCGGTAAAAGCCTGCATTCCCGGGTGCTGAAGCTCTCCAGGAACAAGCGCTACACCCTCACCCCAGAAAAGCTCAAGTGGGACAAATTCAAGCTGACATACAA GCTGCTGTCATTTCCGAAGAACTTAATGAACGCTAGCGATACGCGGAAAGCCTTTGCCAAGGCCTTCATCATGTGGAGTGACGTCTCACCATTCAGCTTCCGGGAGGTCTCTGCCGACGAGGAAGCTGACATTAAGATAG GCTTTTACCCCATTAACCACAccgactgcctgcagtcctacCTGCATCACTGTTTCGACGGCATCACTGGAGAACTGGCCCACGCGTTCTTTCCTCCCAATGGAGAGATACACTTCGATGACGATGAGTACTGGATTCTGGGAAACATGCGGTTCAGCTGGAAGAAAG GGGTGTGGCTCACAGACCTGGTCCACGTGGCGGCTCACGAGATCGGTCACGTCCTGGGCCTGATGCACTCTCTGAACCCAAACGCCATCATGCACTTGAATGCCACCCTGACAGGACGAAAGCTCATCACGCAGGACGAGGTGTGGGGCCTGCATAGACTCTATG GATGTTTAGACAGACTGTTTATTTGCTCTGCTTGGGCACGGAAGGGCTATTGTGAAAGCAAGCGGAAGCTCATGCAGAAGCACTGCCCTTCCAGCTGTGATTTCTGCTACG TGGCTCCCACCCCCGTACCCCCCCGGACCAAACACAAGCTAGTGGCAGAGGGGAGGAAGCTCACCTTTCGCTGCGGGAAGAAAATCGCTGCAAAGAAAGGCAAAGTTTC ctgGTACAAAGACGGGGAGCTGCTGGAGTTCTCCCACCCGGGGTACATCTCCCTCAAGGACGACCACATCAGCATCGTGGCCAACGCCATCAACGAGGGCCTCTACACCTGTGTCGTgaggaaaaagaagaaggtgctgACTAACTACTCCTGGAGGCTACGGGTGCGCTTCTGA
- the ubiad1 gene encoding ubiA prenyltransferase domain-containing protein 1 isoform X2, with translation MAEGPEAGFAETFVLAGSNGHGLAVEDLGSGGFSRDLVEPSSGVSRMAMGVKSKCAAYVLALRPWSFSASLTPVALGSALAYKSEGTVDLLVFMVCAVAVLVVHGAGNLVNTYYDFSKGIDHKKSDDRTLVDQILEPQDVVMFGALLYSVGCLCATLLYFLSTLKLEHLALVYFGGLSGSFLYTGGIGLKYVALGDVVILITFGPLAVMFAHAVQVGYLSALPLVYAVPLALNTEAILHSNNTRDMESDRQAGIVTLAILIGPALSYVLFNLLLFVPYVLFCFLATRYTISMALPLLTLPMAFPLEKLFRGQCYSKIPQKTAKLNLLMGLFYVFAIILAPPGSLPQL, from the exons ATGGCTGAGGGGCCCGAAGCGGGCTTTGCAGAGACTTTTGTGTTGGCAGGTTCAAACGGACATGGTCTGGCAGTGGAGGACTTGGGTTCAGGCGGGTTTTCCCGTGATCTGGTGGAGCCAAGCTCTGGAGTCAGCCGGATGGCGATGGGTGTGAAGTCCAAGTGTGCCGCCTACGTTCTGGCTCTTCGGCCCTGGAGCTTTAGTGCCTCGCTGACACCCGTAGCGCTGGGCAGCGCGCTGGCTTACAAGTCCGAGGGCACCGTGGACCTCTTGGTGTTCATGGTGTGTGCCGTGGCCGTGCTGGTGGTGCACGGGGCAGGCAACCTAGTAAACACTTACTACGACTTCTCCAAGGGCATCGACCACAAGAAGAGTGACGATAGGACTCTGGTGGACCAGATTTTGGAGCCCCAGGACGTGGTGATGTTTGGGGCGCTGCTGTACTCCGTCGGGTGCCTGTGTGCCACCTTGCTCTACTTCCTCTCCACATTGAAGCTGGAGCATCTCGCGCTCGTCTACTTCGGAgggctctctggctccttcctttACACTGGAG GCATCGGACTGAAATACGTGGCGCTGGGCGACGTGGTGATTCTGATCACCTTCGGCCCCCTGGCAGTCATGTTCGCACACGCGGTGCAGGTGGGCTACCTGTCAGCGCTGCCGCTAGTTTACGCCGTGCCGCTAGCACTCAACACGGAGGCCATCCTGCATAGCAACAACACGAGGGACATGGAGTCGGACCGGCAGGCGGGCATCGTCACGCTGGCCATCCTCATCGGGCCTGCTCTCTCCTACGTGCTCTTCAACCTGCTGCTCTTCGTCCCCTACGTGCTCTTCTGCTTCCTGGCAACAAGGTACACCATCAGCATGGCGCTGCCCCTGCTCACGCTACCCATGGCCTTCCCGCTGGAGAAGCTCTTCCGGGGTCAGTGCTACTCGAAGATCCCCCAGAAGACCGCAAAACTGAACCTCTTAATGGGTCTCTTCTACGTGTTTGCGATCATACTGGCACCGCCTGGAAGTTTGCCACAACTGTGA
- the ubiad1 gene encoding ubiA prenyltransferase domain-containing protein 1 isoform X1, with protein sequence MSLLVNFDHFLLHSPVPLQRLVDLWSPGRGMAEGPEAGFAETFVLAGSNGHGLAVEDLGSGGFSRDLVEPSSGVSRMAMGVKSKCAAYVLALRPWSFSASLTPVALGSALAYKSEGTVDLLVFMVCAVAVLVVHGAGNLVNTYYDFSKGIDHKKSDDRTLVDQILEPQDVVMFGALLYSVGCLCATLLYFLSTLKLEHLALVYFGGLSGSFLYTGGIGLKYVALGDVVILITFGPLAVMFAHAVQVGYLSALPLVYAVPLALNTEAILHSNNTRDMESDRQAGIVTLAILIGPALSYVLFNLLLFVPYVLFCFLATRYTISMALPLLTLPMAFPLEKLFRGQCYSKIPQKTAKLNLLMGLFYVFAIILAPPGSLPQL encoded by the exons ATGAGTTTGTTGGTGAATTTCGA ccaCTTTCTCCTTCACTCTCCGGTACCCTTGCAGAGACTCGTAGACCTGTGGTCTCCTGGCAGAGGCATGGCTGAGGGGCCCGAAGCGGGCTTTGCAGAGACTTTTGTGTTGGCAGGTTCAAACGGACATGGTCTGGCAGTGGAGGACTTGGGTTCAGGCGGGTTTTCCCGTGATCTGGTGGAGCCAAGCTCTGGAGTCAGCCGGATGGCGATGGGTGTGAAGTCCAAGTGTGCCGCCTACGTTCTGGCTCTTCGGCCCTGGAGCTTTAGTGCCTCGCTGACACCCGTAGCGCTGGGCAGCGCGCTGGCTTACAAGTCCGAGGGCACCGTGGACCTCTTGGTGTTCATGGTGTGTGCCGTGGCCGTGCTGGTGGTGCACGGGGCAGGCAACCTAGTAAACACTTACTACGACTTCTCCAAGGGCATCGACCACAAGAAGAGTGACGATAGGACTCTGGTGGACCAGATTTTGGAGCCCCAGGACGTGGTGATGTTTGGGGCGCTGCTGTACTCCGTCGGGTGCCTGTGTGCCACCTTGCTCTACTTCCTCTCCACATTGAAGCTGGAGCATCTCGCGCTCGTCTACTTCGGAgggctctctggctccttcctttACACTGGAG GCATCGGACTGAAATACGTGGCGCTGGGCGACGTGGTGATTCTGATCACCTTCGGCCCCCTGGCAGTCATGTTCGCACACGCGGTGCAGGTGGGCTACCTGTCAGCGCTGCCGCTAGTTTACGCCGTGCCGCTAGCACTCAACACGGAGGCCATCCTGCATAGCAACAACACGAGGGACATGGAGTCGGACCGGCAGGCGGGCATCGTCACGCTGGCCATCCTCATCGGGCCTGCTCTCTCCTACGTGCTCTTCAACCTGCTGCTCTTCGTCCCCTACGTGCTCTTCTGCTTCCTGGCAACAAGGTACACCATCAGCATGGCGCTGCCCCTGCTCACGCTACCCATGGCCTTCCCGCTGGAGAAGCTCTTCCGGGGTCAGTGCTACTCGAAGATCCCCCAGAAGACCGCAAAACTGAACCTCTTAATGGGTCTCTTCTACGTGTTTGCGATCATACTGGCACCGCCTGGAAGTTTGCCACAACTGTGA
- the mmp23ba gene encoding matrix metalloproteinase-23 isoform X1, with amino-acid sequence MEYQTLRSQRHGCCAPLVLMVSVISVFFAGMQETAAFATWTMEEEAEPTGVLMIGIGKSLHSRVLKLSRNKRYTLTPEKLKWDKFKLTYKLLSFPKNLMNASDTRKAFAKAFIMWSDVSPFSFREVSADEEADIKIGFYPINHTDCLQSYLHHCFDGITGELAHAFFPPNGEIHFDDDEYWILGNMRFSWKKGVWLTDLVHVAAHEIGHVLGLMHSLNPNAIMHLNATLTGRKLITQDEVWGLHRLYGCLDRLFICSAWARKGYCESKRKLMQKHCPSSCDFCYEFPFPTVAPTPVPPRTKHKLVAEGRKLTFRCGKKIAAKKGKVSWYKDGELLEFSHPGYISLKDDHISIVANAINEGLYTCVVRKKKKVLTNYSWRLRVRF; translated from the exons ATGGAATACCAGACCCTGAGAAGTCAGCGACACGGCTGCTGCGCTCCTTTAGTCCTTATGGTGTCGGTGATCAGTGTATTTTTCGCGGGGATGCAAGAAACTGCAGCATTTGCCACTTGGACCATGGAG GAAGAAGCTGAGCCCACCGGCGTGTTGATGATCGGGATCGGTAAAAGCCTGCATTCCCGGGTGCTGAAGCTCTCCAGGAACAAGCGCTACACCCTCACCCCAGAAAAGCTCAAGTGGGACAAATTCAAGCTGACATACAA GCTGCTGTCATTTCCGAAGAACTTAATGAACGCTAGCGATACGCGGAAAGCCTTTGCCAAGGCCTTCATCATGTGGAGTGACGTCTCACCATTCAGCTTCCGGGAGGTCTCTGCCGACGAGGAAGCTGACATTAAGATAG GCTTTTACCCCATTAACCACAccgactgcctgcagtcctacCTGCATCACTGTTTCGACGGCATCACTGGAGAACTGGCCCACGCGTTCTTTCCTCCCAATGGAGAGATACACTTCGATGACGATGAGTACTGGATTCTGGGAAACATGCGGTTCAGCTGGAAGAAAG GGGTGTGGCTCACAGACCTGGTCCACGTGGCGGCTCACGAGATCGGTCACGTCCTGGGCCTGATGCACTCTCTGAACCCAAACGCCATCATGCACTTGAATGCCACCCTGACAGGACGAAAGCTCATCACGCAGGACGAGGTGTGGGGCCTGCATAGACTCTATG GATGTTTAGACAGACTGTTTATTTGCTCTGCTTGGGCACGGAAGGGCTATTGTGAAAGCAAGCGGAAGCTCATGCAGAAGCACTGCCCTTCCAGCTGTGATTTCTGCTACG AGTTCCCCTTTCCCACAGTGGCTCCCACCCCCGTACCCCCCCGGACCAAACACAAGCTAGTGGCAGAGGGGAGGAAGCTCACCTTTCGCTGCGGGAAGAAAATCGCTGCAAAGAAAGGCAAAGTTTC ctgGTACAAAGACGGGGAGCTGCTGGAGTTCTCCCACCCGGGGTACATCTCCCTCAAGGACGACCACATCAGCATCGTGGCCAACGCCATCAACGAGGGCCTCTACACCTGTGTCGTgaggaaaaagaagaaggtgctgACTAACTACTCCTGGAGGCTACGGGTGCGCTTCTGA